Proteins encoded within one genomic window of Citrobacter amalonaticus Y19:
- the glpD gene encoding glycerol-3-phosphate dehydrogenase, whose translation METKDLIVIGGGINGAGIAADAAGRGLSVLMLEAQDLACATSSASSKLIHGGLRYLEHYEFRLVSEALAEREVLLKMAPHIAFPMRFRLPHRPHLRPAWMIRIGLFMYDHLGKRTSLPGSAGLRFGTESVLKPEIVRGFEYSDCWVDDARLVLANAQMVVRKGGEVLTRTRATSARRENGLWVVEAEDIDTGKKFTWQARGLVNATGPWVKEFFDEGMHLPSPYGIRLIKGSHIVVPRVHTQKQAYILQNEDKRIVFVIPWMDEFSIIGTTDVEYKGDPKAVKIDESEINYLLKVYNAHFKKPLGRDDIVWTYSGVRPLCDDESDSPQAITRDYTLDIHDENGKAPLLSVFGGKLTTYRKLAEHAMEKLSSYYQGIGPAWTKDCVLPGGEIGGDREDYAAKLRRRYPFLTESLARHYSRTYGSNTEWILGEATMVADLGEDFGHEFYEAELKYLVDHEWVRRADDALWRRTKEGMWLNAEQQSRMTQWLAEYVEKHQLSLAS comes from the coding sequence ATGGAAACCAAAGATCTGATTGTGATAGGAGGAGGCATCAACGGTGCCGGTATCGCGGCAGATGCCGCTGGACGCGGTTTATCCGTGCTGATGCTGGAAGCGCAGGATCTTGCATGCGCGACCTCCTCTGCCAGTTCTAAACTCATCCACGGTGGCCTGCGCTACCTGGAACACTACGAATTCCGGCTGGTGAGCGAAGCGCTGGCTGAGCGCGAAGTGCTGCTGAAAATGGCGCCGCACATCGCCTTCCCGATGCGCTTTCGTCTGCCGCATCGCCCGCACCTGCGTCCGGCATGGATGATCCGCATTGGTCTGTTTATGTACGATCACCTGGGCAAACGCACCAGCTTACCGGGTTCTGCCGGTTTGCGTTTTGGCACAGAGTCCGTACTGAAACCCGAAATCGTGCGCGGTTTCGAATATTCTGACTGCTGGGTAGACGATGCGCGTCTGGTGCTGGCCAATGCCCAGATGGTGGTGCGTAAAGGTGGGGAGGTGTTAACCCGCACTCGTGCAACCTCTGCGCGTCGCGAAAATGGTCTGTGGGTGGTCGAAGCCGAAGATATCGATACCGGAAAGAAATTCACCTGGCAGGCACGGGGACTGGTCAATGCCACCGGTCCGTGGGTGAAAGAATTTTTCGACGAAGGCATGCATCTGCCTTCACCGTATGGTATTCGCCTGATCAAAGGCAGCCACATTGTGGTGCCGCGCGTCCACACCCAGAAACAGGCTTATATCCTGCAAAACGAAGATAAGCGCATTGTGTTTGTCATTCCGTGGATGGATGAATTCTCGATCATCGGTACCACCGACGTCGAGTACAAAGGCGACCCGAAAGCGGTGAAAATTGACGAAAGTGAAATCAATTACCTGCTGAAAGTGTACAACGCGCACTTTAAGAAACCGCTCGGTCGCGACGATATCGTCTGGACCTACTCCGGCGTGCGTCCGCTGTGCGACGACGAATCGGATTCACCGCAGGCCATCACCCGTGACTACACGCTGGATATTCATGATGAAAACGGCAAAGCGCCGCTGCTTTCCGTCTTCGGCGGTAAGTTGACCACCTACCGTAAGCTCGCCGAGCACGCGATGGAGAAATTGTCGTCGTACTATCAGGGCATTGGCCCGGCATGGACCAAAGACTGCGTGCTGCCAGGCGGTGAAATCGGTGGCGATCGTGAAGACTACGCGGCAAAACTGCGGCGTCGTTATCCGTTCCTGACGGAATCGCTGGCACGCCACTACTCGCGCACCTATGGCAGCAACACCGAGTGGATCCTTGGTGAAGCGACGATGGTTGCTGACCTGGGTGAAGACTTCGGCCATGAATTCTACGAAGCAGAGTTGAAATATCTGGTGGACCACGAATGGGTTCGCCGCGCGGACGATGCGCTGTGGCGTCGTACGAAAGAAGGCATGTGGCTCAACGCCGAACAGCAGTCCCGCATGACTCAATGGCTGGCGGAGTACGTCGAGAAACATCAGCTTTCACTGGCGTCTTAA